DNA from Daucus carota subsp. sativus chromosome 1, DH1 v3.0, whole genome shotgun sequence:
cgtTTATTTAATAAACCAAAGATCCATTTTCCAAATGAGATTTAGCAGGCAATTTAtcctaaaaaaaaatataattattcgtttgtcaaaaaataattgttttttatataattgaatttagttacatatatattatatataaaattttaaaattttaaaatatatattcaagttttaacttatttttatgaaaatacgGTATAACTATATATGCAACCTCGTTTGGACCTAAAACGTGAAACCAACTGTTTTCGATGAACGTGTAGctaatttacaaattaaacagtAATTATAACCAATAAActcaaaaaattgaatatttttataaatttttctagATTTTCTTACTACATGTTGTAATAGAATTGAAACGAGACTCGGATCTAATATAAAAGACATAGATAGATAGATTGTACTAAATTGGTTAGGTTGCTTTATGTTAGTCGCTTTGACTCTCTGCACGTATTTTGACGTCAAGGAAAACGTATTTCTgcatattatatttcaattttttttcaaaataaaaaagtaaatttaaaattttatttagaaaaaaaattcagaaaacaataTGTTTAAGTATATTTTTTGCATCTCAAATTATGTGAAAAAGTCAAATCgactaatataaataaacggagagtattatgttaattttgaaaaactagtgaccatatttattattttgaaaaattgtagGGGCAGCAACATAGGCTACGTGACATAATTTGATAAATCGCACCTCCCCGGCATAAATATCACTCTTTCAAACCAAACTCTATTCCTCCGCGTTTCTTTCTCCCTTCCCCCGAGAGTCCACTTCTCTTCCACATCTTCAAACATGGCTTCCGAATTGATCTTCCGGGGCCACGAATCCCAGCTCACCCCCGACGCCTACTCCCCCAAGCCCACCAAGCCCTGGCTCTCCGTCGCTCGTCCCCTCCGCTACATCCTCCGCGAGCAACGCCTCATCTTCACCCTCGTCGGCATTATCATCGCCACCCTCTTCTTCTCCCTCCTCCCCTCCCGCCCCTCCCCCGCCGCCTCCCACCTCTACCCCACCACCACCCACCTGTCCTCCTTCTCCTCCCCCCGCCGCGACTTTTTCGCCGATAAATTCGTGAGCTCCGGCGGGAAGATCCCGCTGGGGCTCAAGACCAAGGGGCGGAGGATTGTGGTCACCGGCGGCGCCGGGTTCGTCGGGAGCCATCTGGTGGACAGGCTGATGGCGAGGGGGGATAGTGTGATTGTGGTGGATAATTTTTTCACTGGGCGCAAGGAGAATGTGATGCATCATTTTGGGAACCCTAGGTTTGAGATGATCCGACACGACGTCGTTGAGCCCTTGTTGCTTGAAGTCGATCAGATCTATCATCTCGCTTGCCCTGCTTCTCCTGTTCATTACAAATTTAACCCCGTCAAGACTATCATATCCTTTTTTTACCTTACATCTGTCTTTCATTTTAAAATGTCAATAATATCGGTGATTTGTATAGCGATTTAAATGCGAATTACACAATTATAATTCGCATCTAAATCTCTCGTCTCGTCTCAGCTATACAAATCACCGATCTAGCATTTAGTGTTTTTAGGatctaataatttgaattggAATCCTTGACTTTTGTTTACAAGACAAATGTGGTGGGGACCTTGAATATGCTTGGACTCGCCAAGAGAATCGGTGCGCGCTTCTTGCTAACGAGCACCAGCGAAGTGTACGGTGATCCTCTGCAACACCCACAAGTCGAGACTTACTGGGGCAATGTCAATCCCATTGGTAATTATCAAAATTTCgatcttttttattattttttagttttatttttccgGCGGTTTATTTTAGCTTTTGCAAGGGGATGTGGCTAATGTGAGCCAGGTCTGCTTTTTTAACAGAAGACTAGTACTTTTCTTAGTTTGGTGAGTTGTTTGGTGTCCAAAGCCACGTGTTGAGTTATAGTTGAGGGTCATGACTTTGTGTAAGTAGATCTGGTCGGGTTCTCTCTAGTCAAATCAAACCCCTCGTTTGTTAGTTAAATGGACGGCTCTGATCGTGTCCTTTTTAATTGCATGGTACTATAATATACATTGCTGTCTGAAAGTTTGTCATGACTATTTATGTGAGAGTACTATTtgacatttcaaaatttaatggCTGTCAAATGTTGTTAATCTTGTACTGTATTGTTTTGGTACAAAGATGCaatcttttttgtttttctacctcatttaattgaatattaataataattttataattgcgGAAACAGGTGTGCGAAGTTGTTATGATGAGGGTAAAAGGACAGCTGAGACGTTGACAATGGATTACCATAGAGGTGCTGAAGTTGAGGTATGCATTTTCAATTAGCTGTTCGGAGTGGTTCTGTATGATTTAGCTAAGTGTTTCTGTTTGAcatttttgtatttataggtGAGAATAGCCAGGATATTTAACACTTATGGCCCTAGAATGTGTATCGATGATGGTCGCGTGGTCAGCAATTTTGTTGCACAGGTAAACACATTTTGTCCTAATCttgttcattttgattttttgtacCGACATATTGTAGTGGTTGTGATGGCATTTTGGTGAAACTACAGGCGTTGAGGAAGGAGCCATTGACAGTTTATGGCGATGGAAAGCAAACAAGAAGTTTCCAATATGTTTCTGATTTGGTATGTGTCTTGATCATATTATAGTGAATTTGATGGAATTCTACTTAGCTGTCTTcattatactatttttttagCTAATTATAGTTTagtaaattgatatatttgataGGTAGGTGAGACTGAGTTGCAATTAGATTTAGTCTGCTTGGACTTTCTTTTTAATAGTATTTTTTCGGGTGTAGATAAGATGTTACAGACTGTGACATACTTGCTACCATGACAAAACTTTCCCCAAatattttctgaattaaaatgcATGTTCTTAGCATACATGAAATATACTTGAAACTGTTTTAGGTATGAATGCTCATCAAATTTTCATGAATCAGAAGGCTAAAATTACCTAATGAATGTTCCCTGCAATTTAGATGATCAACACAGGAAAGCAAACATTTTAAAGCATGGTCAGTTATTCAGATGAAAAAGTCCTATATACAAACATAGCCTATTAGCTAAATTTTATAATCCATCGAGTCTTTCCCTTGATGTTGTGGTATTTGATTTCTGACTAACAAATCATTGCATATGCCCATTACACGGGAATGGGAAGTTACTTATGTGTTAcccatttaaattaaattaagaatTGCTCACAGAAATGGTTCTATTTCTTAAAATATGGTTTAAActattaaacaaaaaataaattgaaatcatCGCTAGGACAGGAAAAGCAATGCATCTCAATTTGTATCATCTCCCTAGTTACTACTACTAAATAACACATTGAGGTTTTAATTTGGTGACAAACATATCTGATTGCTCTGTTATTTGATTAGTAGTTAGTACATTGATTTGTGAAGCACGTGACGTGAGACTTGTAAAAAGTC
Protein-coding regions in this window:
- the LOC108204801 gene encoding UDP-glucuronic acid decarboxylase 2, with translation MASELIFRGHESQLTPDAYSPKPTKPWLSVARPLRYILREQRLIFTLVGIIIATLFFSLLPSRPSPAASHLYPTTTHLSSFSSPRRDFFADKFVSSGGKIPLGLKTKGRRIVVTGGAGFVGSHLVDRLMARGDSVIVVDNFFTGRKENVMHHFGNPRFEMIRHDVVEPLLLEVDQIYHLACPASPVHYKFNPVKTIISFFYLTSTNVVGTLNMLGLAKRIGARFLLTSTSEVYGDPLQHPQVETYWGNVNPIGVRSCYDEGKRTAETLTMDYHRGAEVEVRIARIFNTYGPRMCIDDGRVVSNFVAQALRKEPLTVYGDGKQTRSFQYVSDLVEGLMRLMEGEHVGPFNLGNPGEFTMLELAQVVQETIDPNAKIEFKPNTEDDPHKRKPDITKAKDLLGWEPKVALRKGLPLMVSDFRQRIFGDQKEDGATTA